A region of the Romboutsia hominis genome:
CCTTGTGAAGTATGTAAGGGCGAAAGATATAATAGAGAAACACTACAAGTTAAATATAAAGATAAAACAATAGCTGATGTATTAGATATGAATGTTGAGGAAGCTCTTAAATTCTTTGAAAACATACCTAATATAAAAAGAAAATTAGAAACATTAATGGATGTTGGACTTTCATATATAAAATTAGGACAACCATCTACACAATTATCAGGTGGAGAGGCTCAAAGAATAAAACTTGCTACAGAATTAAGTAAAAGACCAACAGGTAAGACTTTATATATATTAGATGAACCTACAACAGGACTTCATATGGCAGATGTAGACAAGTTAATACAAGTACTTCAAAGATTAGCAGACACAGGTAATTCAATAGTAGTTATAGAGCATAACTTAGATGTTATAAAAACTTGTGACTACATAATAGATTTAGGACCTGAAGGTGGAGATAAAGGTGGTCAAATAGTTGCCACAGGGACACCAAAAGAAGTATCTAAAGTTGAAGGGTCTTACACAGGGATGTTCTTAAAGAAATATTTTGAATAAATAAGTGAAATGAACTCAGTGAATTTTAAGTAACAGACGTGGATGAGTGAATTTAAAAGAATATATAATAATTTTAATAAAATTAATTTTTTATTTAGCCAATTTTGTAATTTTAATTGCAATATTGGCTAAAACTATATAAGTAATATTTAGAATTGTAAGAAATTTAACATATATGTAAAAATATGTTAAAATATAAATGAGAAACTTAGACAAAAAAGGAGATGATTTATATGTCAGCAAAAAAGAAATCTAAATTCTCATTTCCAACAGCCTACACTGTAATACTTATAGTAATGCTATTAGTGTTAGGACTTACTTATGTAATACCTTCAGGAAAGTATTCAAAATTACTTTATGATGCTGAAGCAAACGTATTCGTAATAGAATCGCCTACAGGTCAAGTATCAGAAAAAAAAGCAACTCAAAAAACACTGGATGAACTAGGGGTAAAAACTAATCTAAGTAAATTTACAGATGGTTCTATAAGTAAACCAGTGGCAATACCAGGGACTTATGAACAACTACCAAAAGAAAAACCAACAGTATTTAAAGCATTAACAACATTTTTAAATGCACCTATACAAGGTTTATATGATTCAATAGATATAATTGCTTTCGTTCTTGTAATAGGTGGTATAGTAGGAGTAATAAATAAAACAGGAGCATTTACAGCGGGTATAAGTGCTTTATCAAGAAATCTAAAAGGAAAAGAAGCTTGGTTAATAGTAATAATAACAGTAATAATAGGAATAGGTGGAACAAGCTTTGGATTAGCAGAAGAAACAATAGCATTTTATCCAATAGTAGTGCCGATATTCTTGGCAGCAGGATATGATGCATTAGTAGCAATTGCAGCAATATATCTTGGTTCTTGTATGGGAACAATGGCATCAACAGTAAATCCTTTCTCTACAGTTATAGCATCAAATACAGCAGGAATTGATTTTACAAGTGGAATGCCTTTAAGAATATTTATGTTAGTTGCAGGTCTTGCAGTTTGTATATTCTACACAGTTAAGTATGCAGAAAAAGTAAAAAAAGACCCAAGTCAATCATTAATATATTCACAAAAGAAAGAATTAGAAGATCACTTCCTAAAAGGTCATAATGAAGAAAATGTACCTGAGTTTACATGGGGAAGAAAATTAATGTTATTAATATTTGCATTATCATTTGTTGTAATGGTATATGGTGTAAAAGAATTAAAATGGTCATTTAAAGAAATGACATCATTATTCTTATTTGTAACATTCATACTAGCTATATTTGCAAAACTTAGTGAAAAAGAATTTGTTTCTGAATTTGTTGCAGGAGCAGCAGATTTACTAGGAGTTGCATTAATAATTGGTCTTGCGCGTGGTATCACTATAATAATGGATGGTGGTATGATAAGTGATACTATATTATATGGATTAAGTAATGTAGTATCAAATATGAGTGGTATAGTATTCTCAACAGTAATGTTCTTTGTTTATATATTACTAGGATTCTTTATATCTTCATCTTCAGGACTTGCAGTTTTATCAATGCCTATAATGGCACCTCTTGCAGATGTTGTTGGAGTAAACAGAGACGTAATAGTAAGTGCATATCAATTTGGACAAGGACTTATAAGTTTTATAACTCCTACAGGATTAATACTTGCATCACTTGCTATGGTAAATGTAACTTATGATAAATGGCTAAAATTTGTAACACCATTAATTATAATGATATCAGTACTTGCAATAGTAGTACTTGGTATAGGTGTAATTATATAGATTAATACTAAAGGAGTGTTTTAAAATAATTTTTGAGATTTATTTTAAACACTCCTTTTTAATAAATTCTAATAACTGATTTTAATAGAAGAGTGTATATTATAATATACATTACATAGTTTAAAAGCATCAAAATGAGCTATCTCTTTTGGAGATAGCTCTATATGAAAAAGAGGAATTAATTACTAGTAATTTCTTTTGCAGAAAGTTCTTTTTCGTAACCTGCTATTTCAGACTTTGATGCATATATAAAATGTCCAGGTCTTATTTCTACCCATTCAGGATTTTCAGTAGAATAATCATGAATACTTGGATCATATTTTATACGGACTCTGTTTTTTTCATAATCAGGGTCTGGTAAAGGTATAGCAGATAGTAAAGATTTAGTATAAGGATGAAGTGGATTTTCATACAATTCATCAGCAGTAGTAAGTTCAACTAACTTACCTTTATGCATAACCCCTATTCTATCGCTTATATATTTAACCATTGAAAGGTCATGGGCGATAAATAGATAAGTTAAGCCATTTTCTTTTTGAAGCTTTCTAAGTAAGTTAACAACTTGTGCTTGAATAGAAACATCTAGTGCAGATATAGGCTCATCAGCAATTATAAATTTTGGTTGTATAGCTAGAGCACGAGCAATACCTATACGTTGTCTTTGCCCACCAGAGAATTCATGAGGATATCTACTAGCATGTTGTTCATTAAGCCCTACAGTTCTTAACAACTCATAAACTTTATCTCTTCTTTCTTCTTTAGTTTTACATAGGCCATGTACATCTAAACCTTCGGCAATTATATCAGTAACAGTCATACGAGGATTTAGACATGCCATAGGATCTTGGAATATCATTTGCATATTTTTATTTACATGATTTTTCTCATCTTTTTTCAATTTTTTAGAAGAGATATTTTTACCATCAAATTCTATTTCTCCACTAGTTGGATCATAAAGTCTTATTATAGCTCTACCAGTAGTAGATTTACCAGAGCCAGACTCCCCAACCAAACCAAATGTTTCACCTTCATATATTTCAAAAGAAACATCATCAACAGCTTTAACAGTAGTATTTCTATCTATTCTAAAGTGTTGTTTTAAGTTTTTAACTTTTAATAGAACTTTTTTACTCATCTGCTTTCACCTTCTTTCTACCTACGTTATTAGGTCTTTCAATCTTTGGAGCCAATGGATGTAATAACCATGTAGCTGCATAGTGTGTATCGCTAACTTTAAACATAGGTGGTTCAGCTAAGTGATCTATTTTAAGAGCGTAATCACTACGAAGAGCAAATGCATCTCCTTTAGGAGGGTGCATTAAATCTGGAGGAGTTCCAGGTATATTATATAAATCATTATCTCCTATATCTAAAGTTGGCATAGAACCTAAAAGTCCCCAAGTATACGGATGCTGAGGATTATAGAATATATCATTAGTTGTTCCATGTTCTATGATTTTACCAGCATACATAACTGCAACTCTATCAGCCATATTAGCAACAACTCCAAGGTCATGAGTTATAAATATAAGGGCAGCTCCGGTTTTTTCCTGAAGAGCTTTCATAAGCTCTAATATTTGAGCCTGTATAGTAACGTCTAATGCAGTTGTTGGTTCATCTGCTATTAGAACTTTAGGATTACAAGCTAAAGATATAGCTATTACTATACGCTGTCTCATACCACCTGAAAATTGATGAGGATATTGTTTAAACCTTTTTTCAGGTTCAGATATACCAACTAAATCTATAAGTTCTATAGCTTTAGCCTTAGCTTCTTCCTTACTAAGACCTTGATGCTTAATAATACCTTCCATTATTTGTTTTCCTATGGTCATAGTAGGATTTAAAGAAGTCATAGGATCTTGGAATATCATTGCAATATCTTTACCTCTTAATTTTTCCATCTCAGGTTCACTAAGTTTAGTTAAATCTTTACCGTTAAATAATATTTCACCATCTTTTATATAACCATTTGCAGATAGTATTCTCATTATAGTTTTACAAGCAACGGATTTACCAGAACCAGACTCACCAACTATAGCAAGTGTTTCACCTTTATGTAAGTCGAATGTAACGCCTCTAACAGCTTGAACTTCTCCACCATATGTATTGAAACTAACGCACAGGTTTTTAACTTCTAATAATTTTTCCAATCAACTCATCTCCCTTACTAATTATTGATTACGCATTTTAGGGTCAACAGCATCTCTTAGACCATCAGCTAATAAATTAAGAGCAAATATCAAAGAACAAACTACTATTGATGGGATAAACATCATATATGGGTAGCTTTGTAATGATTTAAATCCTTCATTTATTAATACACCAAGTGATGCTTGAGGTGGTTGAAGACCTAACCCTATAAAACTTAAAAATGCTTCATAAAATATTGCTTGAGGTAGTGAGAACATGATCATTACCACAATAGGACCAATAACATTAGGGAAAAGATGTTTAAAAATAACTCTAAAATCAGAAGAACCTAAAGTTTTAGAAGCTAATACAAACTCTTGATTTTTAAGTCTAAGTACATGAGAACGAACAACTCTAGCCATACCAGTCCACCCAGATACAGCCATTGCTAAAGAAATTGATAATATACCTGGATTAAATACCATTATGAAAAGTGTAACAATAACCAACTGAGGAATACCTGTAATTATCTCTATTATACGTTGCATTACAAGGTCTACTTTACCTCCATAGTAAGCAGATATACCACCATAAGCAACACCTATAAGCAAATCGAAAACAGCTGCTAAGACCGCTATGAATAAAGAAACCCTAGCGCCAATCCACGTACGAGTCCAGATATCACGTCCAAGTGCATCTGTACCAAATAAATAGTTTTCTTTTATATTTTTCTCAGCATAAACGTCAACACCATTTGAATCTTTACCATCCATTATACCTAAAGAAGATACTATAGGCATTTTAGGTGGAATCTTAACGTTTCTTATGTTTTGAGATTTATAATCATATTTAGAAAAAATAGGTGCGAATATAGCCATTAACACTATAGTAAAAAGTATTATTAATCCAACTACAGCCCCTTTATTTTTAAATAATCTTTTTCGAGCATCTTGCCAAAAAGTTAGACTTTCTCTAGTAATAGCTTCATTATCTCCTGACTGTATAGGAGTAGGTTCAAATAAATCAGCTGTTAACTCTACTTCTTGACCATCAATTATTACTTTATCAACCATTTTATTTA
Encoded here:
- the opp3C gene encoding oligopeptide ABC transporter permease — translated: MVDKVIIDGQEVELTADLFEPTPIQSGDNEAITRESLTFWQDARKRLFKNKGAVVGLIILFTIVLMAIFAPIFSKYDYKSQNIRNVKIPPKMPIVSSLGIMDGKDSNGVDVYAEKNIKENYLFGTDALGRDIWTRTWIGARVSLFIAVLAAVFDLLIGVAYGGISAYYGGKVDLVMQRIIEIITGIPQLVIVTLFIMVFNPGILSISLAMAVSGWTGMARVVRSHVLRLKNQEFVLASKTLGSSDFRVIFKHLFPNVIGPIVVMIMFSLPQAIFYEAFLSFIGLGLQPPQASLGVLINEGFKSLQSYPYMMFIPSIVVCSLIFALNLLADGLRDAVDPKMRNQ
- a CDS encoding YfcC family protein, giving the protein MSAKKKSKFSFPTAYTVILIVMLLVLGLTYVIPSGKYSKLLYDAEANVFVIESPTGQVSEKKATQKTLDELGVKTNLSKFTDGSISKPVAIPGTYEQLPKEKPTVFKALTTFLNAPIQGLYDSIDIIAFVLVIGGIVGVINKTGAFTAGISALSRNLKGKEAWLIVIITVIIGIGGTSFGLAEETIAFYPIVVPIFLAAGYDALVAIAAIYLGSCMGTMASTVNPFSTVIASNTAGIDFTSGMPLRIFMLVAGLAVCIFYTVKYAEKVKKDPSQSLIYSQKKELEDHFLKGHNEENVPEFTWGRKLMLLIFALSFVVMVYGVKELKWSFKEMTSLFLFVTFILAIFAKLSEKEFVSEFVAGAADLLGVALIIGLARGITIIMDGGMISDTILYGLSNVVSNMSGIVFSTVMFFVYILLGFFISSSSGLAVLSMPIMAPLADVVGVNRDVIVSAYQFGQGLISFITPTGLILASLAMVNVTYDKWLKFVTPLIIMISVLAIVVLGIGVII
- a CDS encoding ABC transporter ATP-binding protein, producing MSKKVLLKVKNLKQHFRIDRNTTVKAVDDVSFEIYEGETFGLVGESGSGKSTTGRAIIRLYDPTSGEIEFDGKNISSKKLKKDEKNHVNKNMQMIFQDPMACLNPRMTVTDIIAEGLDVHGLCKTKEERRDKVYELLRTVGLNEQHASRYPHEFSGGQRQRIGIARALAIQPKFIIADEPISALDVSIQAQVVNLLRKLQKENGLTYLFIAHDLSMVKYISDRIGVMHKGKLVELTTADELYENPLHPYTKSLLSAIPLPDPDYEKNRVRIKYDPSIHDYSTENPEWVEIRPGHFIYASKSEIAGYEKELSAKEITSN
- a CDS encoding ABC transporter ATP-binding protein, producing MEKLLEVKNLCVSFNTYGGEVQAVRGVTFDLHKGETLAIVGESGSGKSVACKTIMRILSANGYIKDGEILFNGKDLTKLSEPEMEKLRGKDIAMIFQDPMTSLNPTMTIGKQIMEGIIKHQGLSKEEAKAKAIELIDLVGISEPEKRFKQYPHQFSGGMRQRIVIAISLACNPKVLIADEPTTALDVTIQAQILELMKALQEKTGAALIFITHDLGVVANMADRVAVMYAGKIIEHGTTNDIFYNPQHPYTWGLLGSMPTLDIGDNDLYNIPGTPPDLMHPPKGDAFALRSDYALKIDHLAEPPMFKVSDTHYAATWLLHPLAPKIERPNNVGRKKVKADE